In Paenibacillus sp. 1781tsa1, one DNA window encodes the following:
- a CDS encoding aldo/keto reductase, which produces MQLVTLNNGVKMPIIGFGVYQVPDADECENTVYEALKAGYRLIDTAAGYLNEEAVGRAIKRSGIAREELFITTKLWIQDAGYESTKLAFAKSLSKLQLDYLDMYLIHMPFGDYYGAWRAMEELYREGKIKAIGVSNFLPDRLMDLIVHNEIVPAINQIETHPFQQQVDSAAFMKEQGIQHQSWSPFAEGRNHLFSNEVLASIAEKHNKSVAQVVLRWLVQRDVVVIPKSVRKERLMENFDIFDFVLSPEEIATISTLDTKESLFMKIDDPEVAKMLGNMKVDL; this is translated from the coding sequence ATGCAATTGGTAACCTTAAATAATGGAGTGAAAATGCCGATCATCGGCTTTGGTGTCTATCAAGTTCCCGATGCGGATGAATGCGAGAATACGGTATATGAAGCATTGAAGGCCGGTTACCGCCTGATTGATACCGCCGCCGGATATCTGAACGAAGAAGCGGTTGGACGCGCAATCAAGCGTAGTGGTATAGCACGGGAAGAACTGTTCATCACGACCAAACTTTGGATTCAGGATGCCGGATATGAAAGTACCAAGCTGGCGTTTGCCAAATCGTTGAGCAAGCTGCAGCTCGATTATCTGGATATGTACCTCATTCATATGCCCTTTGGTGACTACTACGGCGCGTGGCGCGCGATGGAAGAACTGTACCGCGAGGGCAAGATCAAGGCAATTGGCGTCAGCAACTTCCTGCCAGACCGTCTGATGGACCTTATTGTTCATAACGAAATTGTACCTGCCATCAATCAGATCGAAACACATCCATTTCAACAGCAGGTTGACAGTGCTGCTTTCATGAAAGAACAGGGCATACAGCACCAGTCATGGTCACCGTTTGCCGAAGGTCGCAATCATCTGTTCAGCAACGAAGTGCTGGCCTCCATTGCGGAGAAACATAACAAATCCGTCGCCCAGGTTGTACTGCGCTGGCTTGTGCAGCGGGACGTCGTTGTTATTCCCAAATCGGTACGCAAAGAGCGGCTTATGGAGAACTTTGATATTTTCGATTTTGTACTGAGTCCGGAAGAGATTGCAACCATTTCCACGCTGGATACCAAGGAAAGTCTCTTCATGAAGATTGACGACCCTGAAGTTGCCAAGATGCTGGGGAATATGAAAGTGGATTTGTAA
- a CDS encoding MerR family transcriptional regulator: MYTVQDAAQLTGLTEHAVRFYTDKGLVPSIQRNKNNIRVFDEESINWLHGVKCLKQTGLPIENIKTYVDLCLEGDSTVSQRFALMMEYKEAALIQLEEAKSRVAHLEEKARQYQAILEQRIPDMTNPVNWETKRDEEGSCPASRLKNRILPETEASSQCPTAAQ; this comes from the coding sequence ATGTATACTGTCCAGGATGCTGCCCAGCTTACGGGACTCACAGAGCATGCTGTTCGTTTTTACACGGATAAAGGCTTGGTTCCAAGCATTCAACGCAATAAAAATAATATTCGGGTGTTTGATGAAGAATCCATCAATTGGCTACATGGCGTCAAATGCCTCAAGCAGACAGGTTTACCGATTGAAAATATTAAAACATACGTCGATCTCTGCCTCGAAGGTGATTCAACCGTTTCGCAGCGATTCGCACTTATGATGGAGTATAAGGAAGCAGCGCTGATTCAGCTTGAAGAGGCCAAGAGCCGCGTAGCCCATTTGGAAGAGAAAGCACGTCAATATCAGGCCATATTGGAGCAGCGCATCCCGGATATGACCAACCCGGTCAATTGGGAAACCAAGCGTGACGAAGAAGGCAGCTGTCCGGCTTCTCGGCTAAAAAATCGTATTCTTCCTGAAACTGAAGCTTCGAGTCAATGTCCTACAGCTGCGCAGTAA